A genomic segment from Solenopsis invicta isolate M01_SB chromosome 5, UNIL_Sinv_3.0, whole genome shotgun sequence encodes:
- the LOC105205786 gene encoding alpha-(1,3)-fucosyltransferase 10 isoform X2 → MPRKVRVMFATAIALGLFVVIFQLCLILSDRKKMFSSDDNDTPVILWWTPFGNNNRVRTCGNVKCYFTHNRTFEDNVRLKSILFYGSNFRVRDLPSRRRGAISWGLLHEESPRNNPILVHDEALNLFNYSSTFSRFSNVPLTLLDLPGLEELVAKSYYVPTKEKSVLIHVENLAPVLYIQSDCDTASDRDRYVLELIKHIQVDSYGTCVNNARLNDRLKNNYLDILSDREFLSFVARYKFTIAFENAICDDYITEKLWRPLIVGSVPIYYGSPSFKDWLPNNKSAISILDFAGPIELANFLHSLLRNDSAYEEYLSHKLNEHITNSELLHALKKRATKTNEFGNYMEKFECFVCEQIQKNNRELKEINIVTKKQYNCSLPRDPVTGEINKRNWWTQQWNIEKCGAKLLTRYITNNISININYFNEQKMNMYDKNEC, encoded by the exons TTATGCTTAATACTCAGCGACCGCAAGAAAATGTTTTCCTCAG ATGATAACGATACACCTGTCATATTGTGGTGGACGCCATTCGGTAATAACAATCGAGTAAGAACCTGTGGAAATGTTAAATGCTACTTCACACACAACAGAACGTTTGAAGACAACGTACGCCTGAAA AGTATTCTGTTTTATGGAAGTAATTTCCGCGTCCGTGATTTGCCCAGTAGAAGGAGAGGTGCCATATCATGGGGTTTACTTCATGAGGAATCTCCTAGAAATAATCCTATACTTGTTCACGATGAGGCGctcaatctttttaattattcttcgACATTTAGCAGATTTAGTAATGTACCACTTACTCTTCTTGATCTACCTGGTCTAGAAGAATTAGTag CAAAGTCGTATTACGTGCCTACCAAAGAAAAGTCTGTGTTAATACATGTGGAAAATTTAGCACCAGTATTATATATTCAGTCTGACTGTGATACCGCTAGTGACAGGGATCGCTACGTCTTAGAGTTAATAAAACATATTCAAGTCGATTCCTATGGCACATGTGTAAATAACGCTCGGCTCAACGACAg GTTGAAGAACAATTATCTCGACATTTTGAGCGATCGTGAATTCTTATCTTTCGTGGCTAGATACAAATTTACTATAGCCTTCGAAAATGCTATTTGCGATGATTATATCACAGAAAAATTGTGGCGACCGCTTATCGTTGGTTCTGTACCGATTTATTACGGATCACCATCCTTCAag GATTGGCTCCCAAATAACAAATCTGCTATCTCAATATTAGACTTTGCCGGTCCAATAGAACTCGCCAACTTTTTACATAGCCTTTTAAGAAATGATTCTGCATATGAAGAATACTTGTCTCACAAATTAAACGAGCACATTACGAACAGTGAGTTGCTACACGCGCTCAAGAAAAGAGCGACAAAAACGAATGAATTTGGGAATTATATGGAAAAATTCGAATGCTTTGTTTGTGAACAAATACAGAAAAACAATCgggaattaaaagaaataaatatagtaACGAAAAAACAGTACAATTGTTCTCTACCGAGAGATCCAGTAACGGGCGAAATCAATAAAcgcaattggtggacacaacagtggaatattgaaaaatgtggAGCTAAACTATTAACTCGTTACATAACTAACAATATcagcattaatataaattatttcaatgaacaGAAGATGAATATGTATGACAAAAATGAATGCTAA
- the LOC105205786 gene encoding alpha-(1,3)-fucosyltransferase 10 isoform X1, with amino-acid sequence MPRKVRVMFATAIALGLFVVIFQLCLILSDRKKMFSSDDNDTPVILWWTPFGNNNRVRTCGNVKCYFTHNRTFEDNVRLKSILFYGSNFRVRDLPSRRRGAISWGLLHEESPRNNPILVHDEALNLFNYSSTFSRFSNVPLTLLDLPGLEELVDIKMKYLCTAKSYYVPTKEKSVLIHVENLAPVLYIQSDCDTASDRDRYVLELIKHIQVDSYGTCVNNARLNDRLKNNYLDILSDREFLSFVARYKFTIAFENAICDDYITEKLWRPLIVGSVPIYYGSPSFKDWLPNNKSAISILDFAGPIELANFLHSLLRNDSAYEEYLSHKLNEHITNSELLHALKKRATKTNEFGNYMEKFECFVCEQIQKNNRELKEINIVTKKQYNCSLPRDPVTGEINKRNWWTQQWNIEKCGAKLLTRYITNNISININYFNEQKMNMYDKNEC; translated from the exons TTATGCTTAATACTCAGCGACCGCAAGAAAATGTTTTCCTCAG ATGATAACGATACACCTGTCATATTGTGGTGGACGCCATTCGGTAATAACAATCGAGTAAGAACCTGTGGAAATGTTAAATGCTACTTCACACACAACAGAACGTTTGAAGACAACGTACGCCTGAAA AGTATTCTGTTTTATGGAAGTAATTTCCGCGTCCGTGATTTGCCCAGTAGAAGGAGAGGTGCCATATCATGGGGTTTACTTCATGAGGAATCTCCTAGAAATAATCCTATACTTGTTCACGATGAGGCGctcaatctttttaattattcttcgACATTTAGCAGATTTAGTAATGTACCACTTACTCTTCTTGATCTACCTGGTCTAGAAGAATTAGTag atataaagatgAAGTACTTGTGTACAGCAAAGTCGTATTACGTGCCTACCAAAGAAAAGTCTGTGTTAATACATGTGGAAAATTTAGCACCAGTATTATATATTCAGTCTGACTGTGATACCGCTAGTGACAGGGATCGCTACGTCTTAGAGTTAATAAAACATATTCAAGTCGATTCCTATGGCACATGTGTAAATAACGCTCGGCTCAACGACAg GTTGAAGAACAATTATCTCGACATTTTGAGCGATCGTGAATTCTTATCTTTCGTGGCTAGATACAAATTTACTATAGCCTTCGAAAATGCTATTTGCGATGATTATATCACAGAAAAATTGTGGCGACCGCTTATCGTTGGTTCTGTACCGATTTATTACGGATCACCATCCTTCAag GATTGGCTCCCAAATAACAAATCTGCTATCTCAATATTAGACTTTGCCGGTCCAATAGAACTCGCCAACTTTTTACATAGCCTTTTAAGAAATGATTCTGCATATGAAGAATACTTGTCTCACAAATTAAACGAGCACATTACGAACAGTGAGTTGCTACACGCGCTCAAGAAAAGAGCGACAAAAACGAATGAATTTGGGAATTATATGGAAAAATTCGAATGCTTTGTTTGTGAACAAATACAGAAAAACAATCgggaattaaaagaaataaatatagtaACGAAAAAACAGTACAATTGTTCTCTACCGAGAGATCCAGTAACGGGCGAAATCAATAAAcgcaattggtggacacaacagtggaatattgaaaaatgtggAGCTAAACTATTAACTCGTTACATAACTAACAATATcagcattaatataaattatttcaatgaacaGAAGATGAATATGTATGACAAAAATGAATGCTAA